The DNA segment ACCGCCCACTAAATATCGTCTCTGGAGATATGCTTTGGTCTTCCTATCAGGCTGAAAGCCATTTTATTGTACTCATTGACGCAGTAGGGCATGGAATATCTGCCTCAATGCTGACTACCACCTTAGCCACAATCTTGCTCGGAACTTTTAGCATAAACCATGAAACCGACTTAATGCACTTTCAGCAAACAGTAGATAAATTTTTCTTCCAAAACTTCAAAAAAATCGTAGAAAAAGAAAAAATATCTTTTGATTTTACCATGCTTAAAATCAACCCCTCAAAAAGTAATATAGAGGTTTTATCTAATAATAACCGCCTTATCTCTCTGAAAAGCGACAAATGGGGCTATATCCAGCTTGAAAATTCCGGCTCTTTTAAAACGGCTTGCTTTAACTATGAACCCGGCCAACAAATAGCGATTTACACAGATGGCCTCAAAGACCTACTGATTGAAGAAAGTAAAAAATTAGGCGATAAAGGTATCCTAAACTTCTTAGATGATTATGCCGGCCTAAATGCAGTTAAGCTAACCGAACACTTTTCTAAATTCATTGATTCTCATATTCAAGAATTTGGGCAATTAGATGACATTCTATTCTTCTGCGGACAATTATAATAGATTTAAAAGCAATAGGCACTATGAAGAAATGATTTTTTAGGAAAATTACTAAGCAATTATTGAAAATCAGATAGTTAGCTATATGTAGCTTCTTTGTTTATATTATCTATTGTCTTAGGTTCTGTATTTTTGTTATTTGGGTTTATTTCATCAATACCAAAAGCGTAACTTTGCGCAAATGAAACGTAAAAGAGGTTTAAAACAAGCCGATATTCCTGTTGAAGATCTGCTTAAAACAATTATAGAAGCACTTTTAGATAAAAAAGCCCTTGATGTTGTTCAGTTAGACTTACGAAATATTAAGGACCGTAGTACTGACTTTTTTATTATCTGTAACGGAACATCTGACACTCATTGTGAAGCACTGTCTAACAATGTGTTAGATGAAGTAGAACTCAAAAAAAGTGAACGTCCGTGGCATATTGAGGGGGACAAACATTCTGACTGGATTTTGTTGGACTTTGTGAATGTTGTGGTACATATATTTTTGCCTAGGGCCAGAAGTTTTTA comes from the Bacteroidia bacterium genome and includes:
- a CDS encoding CZB domain-containing protein, with amino-acid sequence MNKKLSVPILEVARFNHLAWRDKVKDYFLGLTQSDPEFVNHTQCKLGKWLHGPESTHFKELTIFKELTEVHQTMHETVPVIVEAKKARNIKLYESEFRTFVALADLVVARIEILDMEIQKLEFSESLMLARRFQNGICAEQDNLSSLFKFQGKIDRPLNIVSGDMLWSSYQAESHFIVLIDAVGHGISASMLTTTLATILLGTFSINHETDLMHFQQTVDKFFFQNFKKIVEKEKISFDFTMLKINPSKSNIEVLSNNNRLISLKSDKWGYIQLENSGSFKTACFNYEPGQQIAIYTDGLKDLLIEESKKLGDKGILNFLDDYAGLNAVKLTEHFSKFIDSHIQEFGQLDDILFFCGQL
- the rsfS gene encoding ribosome silencing factor; this encodes MKRKRGLKQADIPVEDLLKTIIEALLDKKALDVVQLDLRNIKDRSTDFFIICNGTSDTHCEALSNNVLDEVELKKSERPWHIEGDKHSDWILLDFVNVVVHIFLPRARSFYHLEDLWGDAASITHF